From the Bdellovibrionota bacterium genome, one window contains:
- the htpX gene encoding protease HtpX yields the protein MAWFKRISLFLVVNILVMVTISFVLNAFGVRPYLDAQGIDYQSLMIFCLAWGMGGAFISLGLSRIMAKMMMRVKVINPSTATGPQKEIVDMVHRFAKTAGITTMPEVGIYDSPEINAFATGPTKNRSLVAVSSGLLNRMDRDQVEGVIAHEMAHISNGDMVTMTLVQGIINAFVMFLARVIAFAIAQNAKEESRPMIRFGVTIVLEIALSVLGAIVVSYFSRHREFRADAGGARFAGREKMISALKGLQGTLGRIDNDQPAMATLKISGKPGGLMALLSTHPPLEERIRRLERGI from the coding sequence ATGGCTTGGTTTAAAAGAATCTCGTTATTTTTAGTGGTCAACATTTTAGTAATGGTAACGATTTCGTTTGTTCTGAACGCTTTTGGCGTAAGACCTTATCTTGATGCTCAAGGAATCGATTATCAATCTCTTATGATTTTCTGCTTGGCGTGGGGTATGGGCGGAGCCTTTATTTCTCTAGGACTTTCTAGAATCATGGCAAAAATGATGATGAGAGTAAAGGTCATCAATCCTTCAACGGCTACCGGCCCCCAAAAAGAAATCGTGGACATGGTTCATCGATTTGCAAAGACTGCGGGAATCACAACAATGCCAGAAGTTGGTATTTATGATTCACCAGAGATCAATGCTTTTGCGACCGGACCTACCAAAAATAGATCTTTAGTTGCCGTTTCAAGTGGTCTCCTTAACCGCATGGATAGAGATCAAGTGGAAGGCGTTATTGCCCACGAGATGGCGCACATTTCGAATGGTGATATGGTTACGATGACTCTGGTTCAAGGTATCATTAACGCTTTTGTTATGTTCTTAGCGAGAGTTATTGCTTTTGCGATAGCTCAAAATGCAAAAGAAGAAAGTCGTCCAATGATTCGCTTTGGTGTGACTATTGTCTTAGAAATCGCACTCAGCGTCTTAGGAGCTATCGTAGTTTCTTACTTCTCAAGACATCGTGAATTTAGAGCAGATGCGGGTGGCGCAAGATTTGCTGGCCGTGAGAAAATGATTTCCGCACTCAAAGGGTTGCAAGGAACATTAGGAAGAATCGACAACGATCAACCCGCAATGGCAACTCTGAAAATCTCTGGCAAACCCGGTGGATTGATGGCGCTTTTGTCCACTCACCCACCACTTGAAGAAAGAATCAGAAGACTCGAGCGAGGAATTTAA
- a CDS encoding dihydroorotase, with translation MKKHFDMIIKNGLVYSQGRFHNTDLAVTNGIIEALGNFQSSSADKIIDATGLHVLPGVIDTQVHFREPGLEHKEDLESGTLSALAGGVTAVFEMPNTKPATTTLEALKDKLNRAKNRTYTDHAFYVGASHDNIAELAKLELEAGVCGVKIFMGSSTGSLLVEDDLHLEKILRSGKRRVAVHCEDEYRLRERKQIAIDAKNPIAHPEWRDEETALNATRRLLALAQKTFRPVHVLHVTSAKEIDLLSKNKDFATVEVTPQHLTLFAPDCYEKLGTLAQMNPPIRDKHHMEALWKGINDGTVSVIGTDHAPHTIEEKKKPYPDSPSGMPGVQTLIPIMLDHVNQGKLSLERLTELICKKPAEIFKIKKRGDILPGMEGTFTLIDLKETREITHDWLKSKCDWSPYEGMQVTGWAKGAILRGKIAMMEDEIIDFPKGLPLVFDHA, from the coding sequence GTGAAAAAACATTTTGATATGATCATTAAAAACGGCCTTGTGTATTCACAAGGTCGTTTTCATAATACCGACCTAGCAGTCACTAATGGCATCATCGAAGCCTTAGGAAACTTTCAATCTTCATCTGCCGATAAAATTATCGATGCAACTGGACTCCATGTACTTCCCGGAGTCATTGATACTCAAGTTCATTTCAGAGAACCAGGTTTAGAACACAAAGAAGATCTTGAATCTGGAACTCTTTCTGCTTTAGCTGGTGGCGTAACCGCAGTATTTGAAATGCCCAATACAAAACCTGCAACAACAACTCTTGAAGCACTTAAAGATAAACTCAATCGCGCAAAAAATAGAACTTACACCGACCATGCATTCTATGTCGGAGCCTCTCACGACAACATTGCTGAGCTTGCTAAGCTTGAACTGGAAGCCGGTGTCTGTGGAGTGAAGATCTTTATGGGTAGCTCAACTGGTAGTTTACTTGTAGAAGACGATCTTCATTTAGAGAAGATCCTAAGATCAGGAAAGCGCCGCGTGGCCGTCCACTGTGAAGATGAATATCGACTACGAGAAAGAAAACAGATCGCTATTGATGCCAAAAATCCTATCGCCCATCCAGAATGGAGAGACGAAGAAACAGCACTCAATGCAACAAGAAGACTGCTAGCCCTTGCTCAAAAAACATTCAGACCTGTTCATGTACTTCATGTGACTTCAGCTAAAGAAATAGACTTACTTTCTAAAAATAAGGACTTCGCCACAGTTGAAGTAACACCTCAACATTTAACTTTATTTGCACCAGACTGTTACGAAAAGCTCGGAACACTTGCGCAAATGAATCCTCCTATCCGTGATAAACATCATATGGAAGCATTATGGAAAGGAATCAATGATGGAACTGTTTCCGTTATCGGAACAGACCACGCTCCTCATACTATTGAAGAAAAAAAGAAACCTTATCCAGACTCCCCTTCTGGTATGCCCGGAGTACAAACCTTGATTCCAATCATGCTCGACCATGTAAATCAGGGTAAACTTTCGCTAGAAAGACTTACAGAATTGATATGTAAAAAACCCGCAGAGATTTTTAAGATCAAAAAACGTGGCGATATCCTACCTGGAATGGAAGGAACCTTTACTTTAATTGATCTTAAAGAAACACGCGAAATCACTCATGATTGGCTAAAAAGCAAATGCGACTGGAGTCCCTATGAAGGAATGCAAGTCACAGGCTGGGCCAAGGGAGCCATTCTACGTGGTAAAATTGCTATGATGGAAGATGAAATCATTGATTTTCCAAAGGGATTACCATTAGTATTCGACCATGCTTGA
- a CDS encoding 6-carboxytetrahydropterin synthase translates to MLEIQFRRKFEAAHRFIEGENKGTLCGQPHGHTWFVTVTLGSKVPKNLNFSTNTLIPFEKAKKKWHQWIDGNVDHCFMFNKKDPLLEFMLKDNPGGRHLIMPGDPTTEMVAMTFMSKFDCFLKEIDENLYCSSIVIDETQTNSIRFSGNPQEHLPQSQNPSDFWWNRADLTSNDI, encoded by the coding sequence ATGCTTGAGATTCAATTTAGAAGAAAATTTGAAGCCGCTCACCGTTTTATTGAAGGTGAAAACAAAGGCACCCTTTGCGGGCAACCTCACGGACACACTTGGTTTGTAACTGTCACTCTTGGTTCTAAAGTCCCAAAAAATTTGAATTTTTCTACAAATACTCTTATCCCTTTTGAAAAAGCTAAAAAGAAATGGCATCAATGGATAGATGGAAATGTTGACCATTGTTTTATGTTCAACAAGAAAGATCCATTGTTGGAGTTTATGTTGAAAGACAATCCCGGTGGTCGTCATTTGATCATGCCTGGCGATCCTACAACAGAAATGGTTGCCATGACTTTTATGTCCAAGTTTGATTGTTTTTTAAAAGAAATTGATGAGAATTTATATTGCTCGTCCATTGTGATCGATGAAACACAAACCAATTCCATTCGCTTCTCCGGCAACCCTCAAGAGCACCTTCCCCAAAGTCAAAATCCTAGTGACTTCTGGTGGAATAGAGCCGATCTTACTAGTAACGATATTTAG
- a CDS encoding M48 family metallopeptidase, with protein sequence MKFIILIIAMFSTGELLLSCSTSPTGRKQMTIMPESQMSSMGAQSFEELKKQTPIEKDAKINAYVKCITDPILKAAGPVEGVSSWEVVVFKDNQVNAFALPGGKIGVYTGIIKIATTPDQLAAVLGHEVGHVMAKHGNERVSQGMASQIALAGTAIALGNNGQLDKKSQMIVAGLGVGMQFGVLLPFSRTHESEADIIGLELMAKAGFNPDDSVELWRNMSKASGGKAPPQFMSTHPSNETRIKNLSNNIPKFEPYYQKAVNNGTNPHCNL encoded by the coding sequence ATGAAATTCATAATTTTGATTATTGCTATGTTTTCTACGGGCGAATTACTTTTGAGCTGTTCGACAAGTCCTACGGGTCGTAAACAAATGACCATCATGCCGGAATCCCAAATGTCTTCCATGGGCGCCCAATCCTTTGAAGAATTAAAAAAGCAAACTCCCATCGAAAAAGATGCCAAAATCAACGCCTACGTAAAATGCATTACCGACCCTATTTTAAAAGCAGCCGGTCCCGTTGAAGGCGTTAGCTCTTGGGAAGTGGTGGTATTTAAAGATAATCAGGTGAATGCCTTTGCCCTTCCTGGTGGAAAAATCGGAGTCTACACTGGCATCATTAAAATTGCGACGACCCCGGATCAATTGGCGGCAGTTCTGGGACACGAAGTGGGTCACGTGATGGCAAAGCATGGGAACGAGCGCGTGAGCCAAGGCATGGCTTCACAAATTGCTTTGGCGGGTACGGCAATTGCCTTAGGAAACAACGGACAACTCGACAAAAAATCTCAAATGATTGTAGCTGGTCTTGGCGTGGGAATGCAGTTTGGAGTCTTACTCCCTTTTAGCAGAACCCACGAATCCGAAGCAGATATTATTGGATTGGAATTGATGGCTAAAGCTGGATTCAATCCTGACGATTCAGTAGAGCTCTGGAGAAATATGTCAAAGGCCAGTGGAGGCAAAGCTCCTCCACAATTTATGTCGACCCATCCATCAAATGAAACAAGAATTAAAAATCTTTCAAACAACATACCAAAATTTGAACCCTACTATCAAAAAGCCGTCAACAACGGAACAAACCCTCACTGTAATTTGTAA
- a CDS encoding NAD-dependent succinate-semialdehyde dehydrogenase — MKSINPFNLEVLEEFKEITSTDLEKTLAHTDKAFQTWKRASYQDRGALFQKLSTVLKTKSDSLAKMMTKEMGKRFSDAKAEIMKCAEACDHYAKHTEEFLKDQPVSTDGSQSFITFQPLGTILAIMPWNFPFWQVFRFAVPTLMAGNVGILKHASNVSQCAVEIERLFIEAGFPNNILSTVLLGSDKVAKLIADPRIKAVTLTGSTPAGKSVAENAGKNLKKCVLELGGSDAYVVLDDADLKAAIEICAKSRLINSGQSCISAKRFVVTSKVYEQFKEGLIEKFKSLRMGDPLDDNTTLAPLARTDLRDDLHKQVRKALEHGARLVYGGEIPHQEGAFYSPTILENINSENPAYYEEFFGPVALLFKAKNEKEALAIANDSHFGLGAAVFTANTNHGVEIAKKELEAGSCFVNALVKSDSRLPFGGIKTSGFGRELSHFGIHEFVNIKTVYVK, encoded by the coding sequence ATGAAAAGTATCAATCCATTTAATCTTGAAGTTTTAGAGGAGTTTAAGGAAATCACTTCTACGGATTTGGAAAAGACTTTAGCTCATACGGATAAGGCTTTTCAAACTTGGAAGAGAGCTTCTTATCAAGATCGTGGAGCCTTATTTCAAAAACTTTCTACAGTTTTAAAAACAAAATCTGATTCCCTCGCCAAAATGATGACCAAAGAAATGGGCAAAAGATTTTCTGACGCCAAAGCTGAAATTATGAAGTGTGCTGAGGCTTGCGATCATTATGCAAAACACACCGAAGAATTTCTAAAAGATCAGCCCGTCTCCACTGACGGCTCTCAAAGCTTTATAACATTTCAACCCTTAGGAACTATCCTTGCGATCATGCCTTGGAATTTTCCTTTCTGGCAGGTTTTTAGGTTTGCCGTTCCGACACTGATGGCTGGAAATGTGGGAATCTTAAAACACGCCTCTAATGTTTCTCAATGTGCCGTGGAAATAGAAAGATTATTCATCGAAGCTGGATTTCCTAACAATATTCTTAGCACCGTACTTCTTGGCAGTGATAAGGTTGCAAAGTTGATCGCTGATCCGAGAATCAAAGCCGTCACTCTCACAGGTTCAACACCAGCGGGAAAAAGTGTCGCCGAAAATGCAGGTAAAAACTTAAAAAAATGTGTTCTTGAATTGGGCGGAAGCGATGCCTATGTGGTTTTAGATGATGCAGATTTAAAAGCTGCCATTGAAATCTGCGCCAAAAGTCGTCTCATCAATTCTGGTCAAAGTTGTATTTCCGCAAAAAGATTTGTGGTCACCTCAAAAGTATACGAGCAATTCAAAGAAGGTCTCATTGAGAAATTTAAAAGTTTAAGAATGGGTGATCCCCTGGATGACAACACCACTCTTGCACCTCTCGCTCGCACAGACCTAAGAGATGACCTTCATAAACAAGTAAGAAAAGCTTTAGAGCACGGAGCTAGGCTTGTTTATGGCGGAGAAATCCCTCACCAGGAAGGTGCTTTCTATTCACCGACCATTCTTGAAAATATCAATTCTGAAAATCCAGCTTATTACGAAGAATTTTTTGGTCCCGTGGCTTTGCTTTTTAAAGCCAAGAATGAAAAAGAAGCCTTAGCAATTGCCAATGATTCACATTTTGGTTTAGGAGCTGCCGTATTCACTGCAAATACCAATCACGGCGTAGAAATCGCCAAGAAAGAACTCGAAGCTGGAAGCTGTTTTGTGAATGCCCTAGTCAAATCCGATTCAAGACTGCCCTTTGGAGGAATTAAAACCAGTGGATTTGGAAGAGAGCTTTCGCACTTTGGAATTCATGAATTTGTAAATATCAAAACCGTTTATGTAAAATAG
- a CDS encoding HAMP domain-containing sensor histidine kinase yields the protein MNDQLILNEKEILAVDQTRYYQAVIFISSALYPLWGYLLSEKLGHYDPLGVRFAICIPLLMAAVLSFRLAWFTKNLKIFLYTSVFIAITHFHFILLRNEINMDYVVGGLIFLFTVVNIILESKFKIVFAILYMVMSFVVSIMAFGFSAFEARNEAFLYLFGVTTVCIFTFLNYLNYKKISTAFISEINKNTSLRRWSSVGQMAGGIAHEVNTPLATMILTLENLSDKLENNKIDQAKVDVANLIRTGEKIGNIVHSLRLLTMTGGKFERDRVSLFDVVISVKNDYAKKFKEKNIDFAYMYNVVGDGLVWGSSSSLKHVVSNLVKNAIDAIENKDIKWIKVLLIENKSHYKILVQNSGPLIDKNTAERVFEPFFSTKDVGTAMGIGLSISKTLVLAHGGTISLDQNNPNVMFEVALPKINSEKKQKNKMAA from the coding sequence ATGAATGATCAACTGATTTTAAATGAAAAGGAAATATTAGCGGTAGATCAAACCCGCTATTATCAGGCTGTTATTTTTATCAGTTCAGCGTTGTATCCACTTTGGGGATATCTACTTTCAGAAAAACTTGGTCATTACGATCCTCTCGGAGTTCGTTTCGCAATTTGTATTCCGCTTCTCATGGCAGCGGTGCTTTCGTTTAGGTTAGCCTGGTTCACAAAAAATTTAAAAATTTTTCTTTATACATCTGTATTTATAGCAATCACTCATTTTCATTTTATTCTACTAAGAAATGAAATCAATATGGATTATGTTGTAGGGGGATTGATATTTCTCTTCACTGTTGTAAATATAATTTTAGAATCTAAATTCAAAATAGTTTTTGCTATCCTGTACATGGTGATGTCCTTTGTTGTGTCCATTATGGCCTTTGGTTTTTCTGCATTCGAAGCTCGCAACGAAGCATTTCTGTACCTTTTTGGTGTGACGACGGTATGTATATTTACTTTTTTGAATTATTTAAACTATAAGAAAATTTCGACTGCTTTTATAAGTGAGATCAATAAAAATACTTCATTGAGAAGATGGTCTTCAGTAGGGCAAATGGCTGGTGGGATTGCCCATGAGGTGAATACTCCCTTGGCCACAATGATCCTCACTCTAGAAAATTTAAGTGATAAACTTGAAAACAATAAAATTGATCAAGCCAAAGTAGACGTCGCAAATTTGATTCGCACGGGAGAGAAGATCGGCAACATTGTCCATTCTTTGAGGTTGTTAACTATGACCGGTGGAAAATTCGAAAGAGATAGAGTTTCGCTTTTTGATGTTGTAATCAGTGTTAAAAATGATTATGCCAAAAAATTTAAAGAAAAAAATATAGATTTTGCTTATATGTACAATGTCGTAGGCGATGGCTTAGTTTGGGGAAGCTCTTCTTCATTAAAGCATGTGGTATCGAATTTAGTAAAGAATGCTATCGATGCCATTGAGAATAAGGATATAAAATGGATTAAAGTTTTATTGATTGAAAATAAAAGTCATTACAAAATTCTAGTGCAAAATAGTGGGCCACTCATTGATAAAAACACAGCGGAAAGAGTATTTGAGCCGTTCTTTTCAACAAAAGATGTAGGCACAGCTATGGGAATTGGTTTGAGCATTTCAAAAACATTAGTACTAGCTCATGGAGGGACAATCAGTCTGGATCAAAATAATCCAAACGTTATGTTTGAGGTTGCGTTGCCAAAAATAAATTCAGAAAAAAAGCAAAAAAATAAAATGGCAGCGTAA
- a CDS encoding response regulator, with protein MTHKLKVLLVEDDLMLQEVLKSTLEGFGCTVMCSNNGYEAIQLLKKQTFSVIISDIKMPKMDGISLLETLKTLGINTPVVMMTGYSEYKDDQIAHAGGVVLLEKPFTRAKLKELFDEYMSLLPTGS; from the coding sequence ATGACTCATAAATTAAAAGTCTTATTAGTAGAAGATGATCTGATGTTACAAGAAGTATTAAAGTCCACTCTGGAAGGCTTTGGCTGCACAGTAATGTGTTCAAACAATGGCTACGAAGCTATCCAGCTACTTAAGAAACAGACATTCAGTGTAATTATCAGTGATATTAAAATGCCTAAAATGGACGGAATATCTCTTCTTGAGACACTCAAGACCCTCGGAATTAATACTCCGGTTGTTATGATGACTGGTTATTCTGAGTATAAAGATGATCAAATTGCTCATGCAGGCGGAGTCGTATTACTAGAAAAACCTTTCACCCGCGCCAAGCTCAAAGAACTCTTCGATGAATACATGAGCCTACTTCCTACAGGAAGTTAA
- the rimK gene encoding 30S ribosomal protein S6--L-glutamate ligase, with translation MKIGILSRNPKLYSTQSLVKAVQARGHEVMVIDPLRCYMNITSKKNSVHYKDQILEDFDAIIPRIGASITFYGLAVVRQFEMMGVYSINESVAISRSRDKLRASQILARKGVGLPVTGFSHATKMTEDLVNMVGGAPLVIKLLEGTQGKGVILAETQNAAESVIEAFRELDEYLLVQEYIGEAESCDIRCFVIGDKVVASMMRRAKAGEFRSNLHRGGKAEAVTLSKKEKDTAIKAAKVLGLNVAGVDIIRSNRGPLVLEVNSSPGLEGIEKATQKDVAGMIVKYIEDNAAPGKTKTKGRG, from the coding sequence ATGAAAATTGGAATTTTATCTCGGAACCCAAAGTTGTATTCGACCCAGAGTTTAGTGAAAGCCGTGCAAGCGCGTGGCCACGAAGTGATGGTGATTGATCCGCTCAGATGCTACATGAATATCACTTCAAAGAAAAATTCTGTGCACTACAAAGATCAAATTCTAGAGGACTTTGATGCCATCATTCCTCGTATTGGTGCCTCGATCACATTCTATGGTCTTGCGGTGGTGAGGCAATTTGAAATGATGGGCGTATACTCCATCAACGAGAGTGTGGCGATTTCAAGGTCACGCGACAAATTAAGAGCCTCACAAATTTTAGCTAGAAAAGGAGTGGGGCTTCCGGTGACAGGATTTTCTCATGCTACTAAGATGACAGAAGATCTTGTGAATATGGTGGGCGGAGCTCCCCTGGTGATTAAACTTTTAGAAGGAACTCAAGGCAAAGGTGTGATCTTAGCCGAAACTCAGAACGCCGCCGAGAGCGTGATCGAAGCGTTTAGAGAGCTAGATGAATACTTGCTTGTTCAAGAATACATTGGTGAAGCCGAAAGCTGCGACATTCGTTGTTTTGTCATTGGAGATAAGGTTGTGGCCAGCATGATGAGAAGAGCAAAGGCTGGGGAATTTAGAAGTAACCTTCATAGAGGTGGAAAAGCAGAAGCCGTGACTTTATCTAAAAAAGAAAAAGACACCGCTATTAAAGCTGCAAAAGTTTTAGGATTGAATGTGGCCGGGGTGGATATCATTAGGTCCAATCGTGGACCATTAGTTCTGGAAGTGAATTCCTCTCCGGGACTAGAGGGCATTGAAAAAGCTACGCAAAAAGATGTTGCAGGAATGATAGTGAAATACATTGAAGACAATGCAGCGCCTGGAAAAACGAAAACAAAAGGAAGAGGTTAG